In [Phormidium] sp. ETS-05, the genomic window TGGGCAATGATTTTCGCTTTCTGGGTCGGTGTTGAAACCATACCCTTTGTTCTTTGTCCTTGGTCATCTGTCCTTGGCCATTTTACAAGTGACACTTGACAAATTGCCGAGAAACAAATGATATGTTAGCCATTTGGTCTATTAAAAGACTATCATAGTGGGCTAAATTTGTCTCGGTTTTTCCCAAAATTTAAATTTTCTAAAAATTTTATTAAGATTTGCCTAAGTATGGCTAAAATAAACCCCCAAGCCGGGAGGGGCTGTGGGGGTGGGAAATCAGATGGAGAGAAAGTGGGGAAAGGGTGGGAGGTCGGGTTAGTTACCTTTCTGCCACTGGGCGATACTTTTTTCGGCTTCGGGATAAAGGGTGCTGTCTTTGGGGATTGATTTGGCGGCGGCGATCGCCTCTGAGAGGCGACCCCGGCGCGCCCGATATTGGGCAATTTCCCAGATTTTTTGGCTCCAGTCTTCGGTAGCGGTGCGAGCTTTGGCGTATAGGGGTTCGCCGGATGTGATGTCGCTGACTTTGGCGATCGCCATTTGGTAACTCTGGAGGACTCCAGGACGAATTAACCCCTGTGCATCTTTAAGCAGTTTGGCATTTTCCTGCTCAAGTTGATATTGCGGTTGCCAAGTGGCAATTTGCTGCTGGGCTTTGGCTCGGAGTTGGGCGCGGTCTGAGGGCACCATCTTCGCCGCCGCGATCGCACTACCAAAATTCCCCTCCTCAGCTCGGGCGTAGGCAATATCCAAAATCACCTGACTCCAGCGATCGATATTTTGCTGCGCTTCTGGGTAAAGTGGATCCGAGGGTTTCACTTGTCGCAACCGGGCGATCGCATTCACAAACGCCGACGCCTGCGAAGATTTCAGCGGCGCCATCGGCAAGATTCCCGTAGCATTATTGGCCTTTTGCCCTTGGTCATTTGCCGGTGCGATCCCAGATGCAGACCCAGTACCACTAGGACTCGGTTGAGTCGCAGCGGTATTACTCGGTTGAGTCGCAGCGGGATTACTCGGTTGAGGATTGGCAGTATTACTCGGTTGAGTCGCAGCGGTATTACTCGGTTGAGGATTGGCAGTATTACTCGGTTGAGTCGCAGCGGGATTACTCGGTTGAGTCGCAGCGGGATTACTCGATTGAGTCGCAGCGGGATTACTCGATTGAGTCGCAGCGGGATTGCTCGGTTGAGTCGTAGTCGAATTGCTCGATTGAGTCGCAGCGGGATTACTCGATTGAGTCGCAGCGGGATTACTCCCCTGCTCAAGAGCTCCCCTGCTCCCCTGCTCAAGAGCTCCCTGTCCCCCATTGGTGGACCCACCAGGGACGATCATTCCTGGGAGGGGGGATAATTGTTGCATCCGCTCAGCCACAGTTTCTTGATTAGAAGCCAGCTGCTGGGCGGGTTGCTGGTCGATAAAAGCGGCTAACTTCGCTAGGGCAACGCCGCAAAGTAGGATTAGAGCCACTGCAGCGAGGGAAAATTTTTCCTCTCGTTTTGTGGGTGCTTTATCCTTATCTGTGGCGATCGGAGTGGATGGAGGAACGCTGGTGCCATTAGTGCCATTAGTGCCATTAGTGCCATTAGTGCTGGGGGTCGGTCGTTGTTTTGCCCCCAGTAAGGCGGTAGCGGTGGTGAAACTGTGGTTATCAGCTTTGTCGCCGTTGAGTTCTTCAAGGTTGGCGACCGATGCTCTACCGGGGATACCTTCCACCAGTGCTTCTTTGGGGACGGTCCGGGGCAGTACGGACAAGGCTTCATCAGTGGAAGGCTCGGTATTTGCGGTTTCTGGTTCGGCGGTGGCTTCTAATGGCAAGAAGACGCCTTGGATTTTCGCCGGGGGGTAGATGACTAAGAGGGGGTCTTGTCTGGGGCGAAAGTATTGCTCGCTGATTTCGGGGAGACGCGATCGCAGATGGGCGTCTAATTGTTCTAGGGTATGGCAGCCTTGGCGCAAACCTTCCAACAGGGTGGCGGTGAAAAAGCCGCGTTCTAGTCCGGCGACTTCTCGGGAAAATTGGTCGTGTTGGCAGGAAAAGATAGTGGGGATTTCTAATTGGCGGGCGATCGCCTCTGTGGCGGGTCCGATTCTGGCGTTGCCGAGAGTGCCTGTGGCGCGGTTGACATCCAGAAGTACCAAGGCTTGATCGGAGCCAGAAGCAGCCTTGATGCTTTCGAGGATTTCTCTGGTGGGAATGCCCGTATTACCCACATCATCGGGATTGCCTTCCGTGGGCATGAGGTAATCCTCTCCCTGCCAGCTTACCCCATAACCGCTGAAGAAAAACCAAAACATATCCCCAGCGGCCAACTGCTCGCAACCGGCGAGGAGGGCTTGGCGGATATTGTCGCGATTAGGATAGGTGCTGCGGCTGCCTATCGGCGGCGAGCTTTCCGTCAGCAATTGGCATTTAGGAGCTGGAAATCCTCCTAGCTCGATGAGATAGTTACTCAGAGCCTGAGCGTCTTGTTGGGCAAAACTCAAAGGCTGAAAAAATTGATATTGATTGATGCCGATGGCGATGCTACCGTAATTTTTCATCCCTACTCATTCCATCTATATGCGATCGTGCCTAACCCCCATCATCAGAGCGCGCCTTCGGCACTGTCAGGGGAGGGCGGTTCTGTGCTATACCTCCTGCCCTCTTGCCCAGGATAGGACGGTTCGGCTTTATCTAATCTATGTTAGTGGGGAATTGACCCAGAGCGATCGGGCTGTGGCAGAAAGCTGTCAGATTTGCGGCTGATGGTCAAATACACGTAATTTTCCGCCCTAGTTTTGGTACGATCGCCCCTGATGTGGGGGCAATTGATGAAATCACTGTGGGCAATATGAAAGTCAGGCGTAAATCCTGACATAAAAAAGTGAGGCGTAATCTGCCTACAGCCTCACTTTTTCCACCAATGCCCTGATTTGTTAGTTACCTGACGCCGTTTAGTTTACCACAGGGCTCGCACAGGGCGGCTGGTTGCCGGTTGGGAAACAGTGCTTGGCTGTGTCATCGTCGGCTGGGTGGGTAAAGTCTCTACCATCCGCACCCCACCATCTTTATCCACGATCGCGTAGGTGCCATCATTTTGCAGCACGGCATAGCTGTCATCATCAAACACGATGATTTCTGTGCCAGGGACAATTCCCAGCCTGGTTTGAGTAGTGCGGGGGATGTCCAATCGTCTGGTGTCCCCAGTCGGCGTTTCTAAGGACACGATTTGGTTATTGATGGATGATACCTTACCCCGGTAAGCCTCTCTCATCGTGGCTTGAGCCACTAGCTGCTCGCCGGAAGGTGCAGCCGGTTCTGCTACACTGGGATAGGCCGTGCCTAGGGCAATCAGAGCCCCAGCTAGTACGCCCGCAGCCATTTT contains:
- a CDS encoding caspase family protein, with amino-acid sequence MKNYGSIAIGINQYQFFQPLSFAQQDAQALSNYLIELGGFPAPKCQLLTESSPPIGSRSTYPNRDNIRQALLAGCEQLAAGDMFWFFFSGYGVSWQGEDYLMPTEGNPDDVGNTGIPTREILESIKAASGSDQALVLLDVNRATGTLGNARIGPATEAIARQLEIPTIFSCQHDQFSREVAGLERGFFTATLLEGLRQGCHTLEQLDAHLRSRLPEISEQYFRPRQDPLLVIYPPAKIQGVFLPLEATAEPETANTEPSTDEALSVLPRTVPKEALVEGIPGRASVANLEELNGDKADNHSFTTATALLGAKQRPTPSTNGTNGTNGTNGTSVPPSTPIATDKDKAPTKREEKFSLAAVALILLCGVALAKLAAFIDQQPAQQLASNQETVAERMQQLSPLPGMIVPGGSTNGGQGALEQGSRGALEQGSNPAATQSSNPAATQSSNSTTTQPSNPAATQSSNPAATQSSNPAATQPSNPAATQPSNTANPQPSNTAATQPSNTANPQPSNPAATQPSNTAATQPSPSGTGSASGIAPANDQGQKANNATGILPMAPLKSSQASAFVNAIARLRQVKPSDPLYPEAQQNIDRWSQVILDIAYARAEEGNFGSAIAAAKMVPSDRAQLRAKAQQQIATWQPQYQLEQENAKLLKDAQGLIRPGVLQSYQMAIAKVSDITSGEPLYAKARTATEDWSQKIWEIAQYRARRGRLSEAIAAAKSIPKDSTLYPEAEKSIAQWQKGN